The proteins below are encoded in one region of Mycobacterium pseudokansasii:
- a CDS encoding alpha/beta fold hydrolase: MSTVSSPHTVEFSGVGGITLVADEWNRGAEAADRPSILMLHGGGQNRFSWKKTGQILANEGFHVVALDTRGHGDSDRAPAADYAVETLTEDVLRVMDAIGRHMVVIGASMGGLTGILVADAAGPDRVTGLVLVDVVPRYEKDGSARIRDFMRTNLDGFASLEEAADAVAAYLPHRTKPRSPEGLKKNLRLRDGRWYWHWDPAMMTAPLDDPELRTENFERAAVNLKIPILLIRGKLSDVVSPEGVHDFLAKVPHAEFVELSNAGHTAAGDDNDAFSDVVVDFVRRTVAAS; the protein is encoded by the coding sequence GTGAGCACCGTGAGCAGCCCCCACACCGTCGAGTTTTCCGGCGTCGGGGGAATCACGCTGGTCGCCGACGAATGGAACCGCGGCGCCGAGGCCGCTGACCGGCCGAGCATCTTGATGCTGCACGGCGGCGGCCAAAACCGGTTCTCCTGGAAGAAAACCGGCCAGATCCTGGCGAACGAGGGGTTTCACGTCGTCGCGCTCGACACCCGTGGCCATGGGGATAGCGATCGAGCGCCGGCCGCGGATTACGCCGTCGAAACCCTCACCGAGGACGTGTTGCGGGTCATGGATGCGATCGGTCGTCACATGGTGGTGATCGGGGCCAGCATGGGCGGACTGACCGGCATCCTGGTAGCCGATGCCGCCGGCCCCGACCGGGTGACCGGATTGGTGCTGGTCGACGTGGTGCCCCGGTACGAAAAGGACGGCAGCGCCCGCATCCGGGATTTCATGCGCACCAACCTTGACGGTTTCGCTTCGCTCGAGGAAGCCGCCGATGCCGTCGCGGCCTATCTGCCACACCGCACCAAGCCGCGCAGTCCCGAGGGGCTCAAGAAGAATCTGCGGCTGCGCGACGGACGGTGGTACTGGCACTGGGATCCGGCGATGATGACCGCACCCCTGGACGACCCGGAACTGCGCACCGAGAACTTCGAGCGGGCAGCAGTGAACCTGAAGATCCCGATTCTGTTGATCCGCGGCAAACTCTCCGACGTGGTCAGCCCGGAAGGGGTCCACGACTTTCTGGCCAAAGTGCCGCACGCGGAGTTCGTCGAGCTGTCCAACGCCGGACACACCGCCGCCGGCGACGACAACGACGCCTTCAGCGATGTGGTGGTGGACTTCGTCAGGCGGACGGTTGCGGCGAGCTAG
- a CDS encoding YhgE/Pip domain-containing protein produces the protein MWLGPIIVAVALMYGLGLFYVGGTLNPGANLRHFPIAIVNQDAGLTGRLIADGLAANMDKTQFDIRVLPAGQARDQLETGKVYAQVLLPWDLSQRLFALPAATLQPGQPLKPVITISTGPRAGAVAAIIAEKAMRKALAVVNARAGTMLTAQLRRQSDGAPVPGGALMVLANPIDIDTTGAESADRGSGLSVLYCSLLLVIGGVTAAIVVSLTAEALRRSAPAKYGRWQRLADRIRVSRLRALLVEWTLLSLLALPTSAVCLWIAVALGMPAPQLLAVWLFGAFIVATVGVMSTSLIAALGTWGALISVFVFIFLGIPSAGATIPVEASPRFVAWLAGFEPVRQAFLGCRSLLYSDGAGGAELIRSVTVCAIGLGIAVSAGALVAYIRDRDRLPRIEASATR, from the coding sequence GTGTGGCTGGGCCCGATCATCGTCGCCGTAGCGCTGATGTACGGGTTGGGTCTGTTCTATGTCGGCGGCACCCTTAACCCCGGCGCCAACCTGCGGCACTTTCCGATCGCGATCGTCAACCAGGACGCGGGGTTGACGGGCCGACTCATCGCCGACGGGCTGGCGGCAAATATGGACAAGACGCAGTTCGACATCCGGGTGCTGCCGGCCGGTCAAGCGCGCGACCAACTCGAAACCGGCAAGGTCTACGCGCAGGTCTTGCTGCCCTGGGACCTGTCCCAGCGACTGTTCGCGTTGCCGGCGGCGACGTTGCAGCCGGGGCAACCGCTCAAGCCGGTCATCACCATCTCGACCGGACCGCGGGCCGGCGCCGTCGCCGCCATCATCGCCGAGAAGGCGATGCGGAAGGCATTGGCGGTCGTCAACGCCAGGGCCGGCACCATGCTCACCGCGCAATTACGACGGCAAAGCGACGGCGCGCCGGTGCCCGGAGGCGCCTTGATGGTGCTGGCCAACCCGATCGACATCGACACCACCGGGGCCGAGTCTGCCGACCGCGGGAGTGGACTGTCCGTCTTGTACTGCTCGTTGCTGCTGGTGATCGGCGGTGTTACGGCCGCGATCGTGGTGAGCTTGACCGCCGAGGCGCTGCGGCGTTCGGCGCCGGCAAAGTATGGGCGATGGCAGCGGTTAGCCGACCGAATCAGGGTCTCCCGGCTGCGGGCGTTGCTCGTGGAGTGGACGCTGTTATCGCTGCTGGCTCTGCCGACATCGGCGGTCTGCCTCTGGATCGCGGTTGCGCTGGGTATGCCGGCGCCGCAGCTGTTGGCGGTGTGGTTGTTCGGTGCCTTCATTGTCGCCACGGTTGGCGTCATGTCGACCTCGCTGATCGCGGCTCTGGGCACCTGGGGCGCGTTGATTAGCGTATTCGTGTTCATCTTCCTCGGGATTCCGTCGGCTGGTGCCACCATCCCCGTTGAGGCATCGCCGCGGTTCGTGGCCTGGCTCGCCGGGTTCGAACCGGTGCGTCAGGCCTTCCTGGGCTGTCGGTCCCTGCTGTATTCGGACGGCGCCGGCGGTGCCGAGCTGATCCGATCGGTCACGGTGTGCGCGATCGGCCTGGGCATCGCTGTGTCGGCCGGTGCCTTGGTCGCCTACATCCGCGACCGCGACCGGCTGCCCCGCATCGAGGCTTCTGCAACGCGCTGA
- a CDS encoding guanylate cyclase, whose product METNTLPVDQALNETRTGDLWLFRGRSGPDRAIQTLTNSPVNHVGMTVAIDDLPPLIWHAELGDKLVDVWTGTHHRGVQLNDARGVVEQWTGRYQQRCWLRQLTPYANRDQENQLLRVIARMDGTPFPTTARLTGRWLRGRLPTINDWIRGIPLVDNKVREQTQRRKATRRALGLETAYCAETVAITYEEMGLLATDKDANWFDPGKFWSGDTLPLAPGYRLGNEIAVIVG is encoded by the coding sequence GTGGAAACCAACACGCTTCCCGTGGACCAAGCGCTGAACGAAACCCGGACCGGCGACCTGTGGTTGTTTCGGGGGCGGTCCGGCCCGGACCGCGCCATTCAGACGTTGACCAACAGCCCGGTGAACCACGTCGGTATGACGGTGGCCATCGACGACTTGCCGCCGCTGATCTGGCATGCCGAACTGGGCGACAAGCTCGTGGACGTGTGGACCGGCACCCACCATCGGGGGGTGCAGCTCAACGACGCCCGCGGGGTCGTGGAACAGTGGACCGGGCGCTACCAGCAGCGGTGCTGGCTGCGCCAGCTGACCCCGTATGCCAACCGGGATCAGGAGAACCAACTACTGCGGGTGATCGCGCGGATGGACGGCACCCCATTCCCGACCACCGCTCGGCTGACCGGCCGCTGGCTACGTGGCCGGCTTCCCACCATCAACGACTGGATCCGGGGAATCCCCTTGGTGGACAACAAGGTTCGCGAACAGACCCAAAGACGCAAGGCAACCCGACGCGCGCTGGGTCTGGAGACGGCGTACTGCGCCGAGACGGTGGCGATCACCTATGAGGAGATGGGGTTGCTGGCCACCGACAAGGATGCGAACTGGTTCGACCCGGGCAAGTTCTGGAGTGGCGACACGCTGCCGCTGGCGCCGGGTTACCGACTGGGCAACGAGATCGCCGTGATCGTCGGCTAG
- a CDS encoding WS/DGAT domain-containing protein, translating into MAAHRMAAVDAQFYWMSAKIPNDQFLLYAFDGEAVAVERAVAQLLDRAQACPELRMRVHDRSALAYPRWVATGVEPEQVVRHEPTDHSWHDCLAAVAGLTDDQLDIRRMPWRVHVFTPVTGIPGASGTGTVAVVQVAHALGDGARASAMAAWLFGRTAPVAPVAGPRWGVLPWRAAAAARMHRRLVRDTRAGQLAPGAGSRPLLRSNARPEGVRAVRTLVRQRSQLPGPTVTVAVLAAVSTALSRLLGGSAEWLAAEVPMAKPGVPQAHNHFGNVVVGLYPALGHAERVGRIAADLANARRRMQHPALRAADLAFATIPAALLRWGVSQFDANARPVRVAGNTVVSSVHRGAADLHFGDAPVVLTSGYPALSPAMGLTHGVHGIGDTIAVSVHAAASAIPDIDAYLELLDAALQ; encoded by the coding sequence GTGGCGGCACACCGGATGGCGGCCGTCGACGCGCAGTTCTACTGGATGTCGGCCAAGATTCCCAATGACCAGTTCCTGTTGTATGCCTTCGACGGTGAAGCCGTGGCTGTCGAGCGGGCTGTCGCGCAGCTCCTGGACCGGGCCCAGGCCTGTCCGGAGCTGCGGATGCGGGTCCACGATCGGTCTGCCCTGGCCTATCCGCGGTGGGTCGCGACGGGTGTCGAACCCGAACAGGTGGTCCGCCACGAGCCGACCGACCACAGCTGGCATGACTGTCTGGCGGCCGTCGCCGGGCTGACCGACGACCAGCTCGATATTCGCCGGATGCCTTGGCGGGTGCACGTATTCACCCCGGTGACCGGGATTCCGGGGGCCAGCGGCACGGGCACCGTCGCGGTCGTACAAGTAGCGCATGCGCTTGGCGACGGCGCGCGCGCCTCGGCGATGGCGGCCTGGCTTTTCGGGCGGACGGCTCCGGTGGCGCCGGTCGCCGGGCCGCGGTGGGGTGTCCTGCCCTGGCGTGCCGCGGCAGCGGCCCGCATGCACCGCCGCCTGGTTCGCGACACCAGGGCCGGGCAGTTGGCACCGGGTGCCGGTTCGCGCCCGCTGCTTCGCAGCAACGCCCGGCCCGAGGGTGTGCGAGCGGTGCGCACCCTGGTGCGGCAGCGTTCGCAATTGCCCGGTCCCACAGTGACTGTCGCGGTGCTGGCCGCCGTGTCCACGGCGCTGTCCCGGCTGCTCGGCGGGTCGGCCGAATGGCTGGCAGCAGAAGTGCCGATGGCTAAACCGGGTGTGCCGCAGGCGCACAACCATTTCGGCAACGTCGTCGTCGGCCTGTATCCGGCGCTCGGTCACGCCGAGCGGGTAGGGCGAATAGCCGCCGACCTGGCCAATGCCCGCCGCCGCATGCAGCATCCCGCCTTACGGGCGGCCGACCTGGCCTTCGCCACCATCCCTGCAGCGTTATTACGCTGGGGTGTAAGCCAATTCGACGCCAATGCGCGGCCAGTGCGAGTGGCCGGCAACACCGTGGTATCCAGCGTGCACCGCGGAGCCGCCGATCTTCACTTCGGTGACGCGCCGGTGGTACTGACGTCCGGCTATCCGGCACTGTCACCGGCGATGGGACTGACTCACGGGGTGCACGGGATCGGCGACACGATTGCCGTCAGTGTCCATGCGGCCGCGTCGGCGATACCCGACATCGACGCCTATCTGGAATTGCTTGACGCGGCGCTGCAATGA
- a CDS encoding glucose-6-phosphate dehydrogenase: MASWRWALAGSASSASDVLVIFGITGDLARKMTFRALYRLERRGLLDCPIVGVASDDIPVDKLVERAREAIGQSGEKFDDKMFGRLASRLSYLSGDVTDGALYTSLAKQIGSRRRPLFYLEMPPALFAPIVENLAAADLVRGARVAVEKPFGHDLASARELNSRLRAVLDEEQILRVDHFLGKQPVVELQYLRFANRGLAELWDSKSISEIHVTMAENFGVEDRGSFYDAVGALRDVVQNHLLQVLALVTMEPPVGASADDLNDKKAEVFRAMPALEPARYVRGQYRGYGDVAGVAQNSQTETYVALRTEIDNWRWAGVPIFLRAGKALPEKVTEVRMFLHHVPGLAFLPNRRPPEPNQIVLRVDPDPGMRLQISAHTHNAWQDIHLDSSFAEDLGEPIRPYERLLHAGLQGDRQLFAREDSIEETWRIVQPVLDNPGEVHQYDRGSWGPEAAQTLLRGHRSWQQPWLPRGTKTGQ; the protein is encoded by the coding sequence ATGGCGTCCTGGAGGTGGGCATTGGCCGGTAGCGCATCGAGCGCCTCAGACGTGTTGGTGATCTTCGGAATTACCGGTGATCTGGCCCGCAAGATGACTTTCCGCGCGCTGTACCGGTTGGAGCGTCGGGGGTTGCTGGACTGTCCGATCGTGGGTGTGGCCAGTGACGACATCCCGGTGGACAAGCTGGTCGAGCGGGCCCGGGAGGCCATTGGTCAATCGGGGGAGAAGTTCGACGACAAGATGTTCGGCAGATTGGCCAGCCGGTTGTCCTATCTATCGGGCGACGTGACCGACGGCGCCTTGTACACATCGCTGGCCAAGCAGATCGGTTCCCGACGTCGCCCCCTGTTCTACCTGGAGATGCCGCCAGCGTTGTTCGCCCCGATCGTCGAGAATCTGGCAGCGGCCGACCTGGTTCGGGGCGCACGCGTCGCGGTGGAAAAGCCCTTCGGCCACGACCTGGCCTCGGCGCGCGAACTCAACTCCAGGCTGCGCGCGGTCCTCGACGAAGAGCAGATCCTGCGCGTCGACCACTTCCTGGGCAAACAGCCCGTCGTCGAACTGCAATACCTGCGCTTCGCCAATCGCGGCCTGGCCGAGTTGTGGGATTCCAAGAGTATTTCCGAGATCCACGTCACCATGGCGGAGAACTTCGGTGTCGAGGACCGCGGCTCCTTCTACGACGCGGTGGGGGCCCTGCGTGACGTCGTGCAGAACCATCTGCTGCAGGTGCTGGCGCTGGTGACGATGGAGCCACCGGTCGGCGCCAGCGCCGACGATCTCAACGACAAGAAGGCCGAGGTGTTCCGCGCGATGCCGGCGCTGGAACCGGCGCGTTACGTGCGCGGCCAGTACCGGGGCTACGGCGATGTCGCCGGGGTGGCGCAGAATTCGCAGACCGAGACGTACGTCGCACTGCGGACCGAGATCGACAACTGGCGCTGGGCGGGCGTGCCGATATTCCTGAGGGCCGGAAAAGCGTTGCCGGAGAAGGTGACCGAGGTCCGGATGTTTCTGCATCATGTTCCCGGGTTGGCGTTTCTGCCCAACCGCCGGCCGCCCGAGCCCAACCAGATCGTGCTGCGCGTCGATCCCGACCCCGGGATGCGGCTACAGATTTCGGCCCACACCCACAATGCGTGGCAAGACATCCACCTGGACTCCTCGTTCGCCGAAGACCTCGGTGAGCCGATCCGTCCCTATGAGCGACTCCTGCACGCCGGATTGCAGGGTGATCGCCAGCTTTTCGCCCGTGAAGACAGCATCGAGGAGACCTGGCGGATCGTGCAGCCGGTGCTCGACAACCCGGGCGAAGTCCACCAGTACGACCGCGGTTCCTGGGGACCCGAGGCCGCGCAGACGCTGCTGCGTGGTCACCGCAGTTGGCAACAGCCGTGGCTGCCTCGCGGCACAAAAACAGGACAGTAA
- a CDS encoding TetR/AcrR family transcriptional regulator — translation MPAGSVSNADTVRRWARTGATQRRILDAAAEVFAARGFTAATMADVVAKSGASIGSIYHHFGGKNELFLAIFDQVADDVERRIEAAMQHASRTGPEDADPRHALQLHVRAYLEAMWDNRCRARVLSSGDTPAGFETVRRDRMSATFRRWLAVLPPDTSLRSQLLSRLLMATMAESSLMIADCEDPDDVAPIIDTAIEWIARLTE, via the coding sequence ATGCCGGCGGGTTCAGTGAGCAACGCGGACACCGTCCGCCGATGGGCCAGAACGGGCGCCACTCAACGGCGGATCCTGGATGCGGCAGCCGAGGTTTTCGCGGCCAGGGGCTTCACCGCGGCGACCATGGCCGATGTGGTGGCCAAATCAGGTGCCAGCATCGGCAGCATCTACCACCACTTCGGCGGCAAGAACGAACTGTTTCTGGCGATCTTCGATCAGGTGGCCGACGACGTGGAACGCCGTATCGAGGCGGCGATGCAGCACGCCTCCCGGACCGGCCCGGAGGACGCCGACCCGCGACACGCCCTGCAACTTCACGTGCGGGCCTACCTGGAGGCGATGTGGGACAACCGATGCCGGGCCAGAGTGTTGTCGTCCGGCGACACGCCCGCCGGGTTCGAGACCGTCCGCCGCGACCGGATGTCGGCCACCTTCCGCCGCTGGCTGGCCGTGCTGCCGCCGGACACGTCGCTGCGCAGCCAACTGCTGAGCCGCCTGCTGATGGCCACGATGGCCGAGTCGTCGTTGATGATCGCCGACTGCGAGGACCCCGACGACGTCGCGCCGATCATCGATACGGCGATCGAATGGATCGCCCGGCTCACCGAGTGA
- a CDS encoding VOC family protein: MPSITPALWFDHNLEEAARFYTSVFPNSHVESFNRYTEAGPGEPGAVVSGTFVLDGVRFVGINGGPEFRFTEAVSFMVDCKDQDEVDYYWDRLTQGGEESQCGWCTDRFGLSWQIVPARLHELLTDPDPAVATAATTAMLGMRKIVIDELERAAAQV; encoded by the coding sequence ATGCCATCCATCACGCCCGCACTCTGGTTCGACCACAATCTGGAAGAGGCGGCCCGGTTCTACACCTCGGTGTTCCCGAACTCGCACGTCGAAAGCTTCAACCGCTACACCGAGGCCGGCCCGGGTGAACCGGGCGCGGTGGTGTCAGGCACCTTCGTCCTCGACGGCGTGCGGTTCGTCGGCATCAACGGTGGCCCCGAATTCCGCTTCACCGAGGCGGTGTCCTTCATGGTCGACTGCAAGGACCAGGACGAGGTCGACTACTACTGGGACCGGCTGACCCAGGGTGGCGAGGAATCGCAGTGCGGCTGGTGCACAGACCGCTTCGGGCTGAGCTGGCAGATCGTCCCGGCCCGGCTACACGAGCTGCTCACCGACCCTGATCCTGCCGTGGCGACCGCGGCGACCACCGCGATGCTCGGCATGCGCAAGATCGTCATCGACGAATTGGAAAGGGCCGCAGCGCAAGTGTGA
- a CDS encoding adenylate/guanylate cyclase domain-containing protein, with translation MDRVLGSGAALHIAVYVLAGIAVAEAVGLVVLWRMLSRSRQEVEELRRRADARNWLLSGGREAVKTVWQTANLVRKEGFGAAVRSSIEELADWAEVERPDLARVTPDGRVVILFSDIEESTALNERIGDRAWVKLIAAHDKMIHELVERRSGHVVKSQGDGFMVAFARAEQALRCAIDIQDALHREAKRKRRNGIRVRIGIHMGRSVRRGDDLFGRNVAMAARVAGQAAGGEILVSQPVRDAVGDCGDIGFDEGRDVELKGFSGSYRLFAVASGSVPDVD, from the coding sequence ATGGACCGGGTGTTGGGCTCCGGTGCTGCGCTACACATCGCGGTCTATGTGCTGGCCGGGATCGCCGTGGCGGAAGCCGTCGGGCTGGTCGTGCTGTGGCGGATGCTGAGCCGCAGTCGTCAGGAGGTCGAGGAGCTGCGACGCCGCGCCGATGCCCGCAATTGGTTGTTGTCCGGCGGCCGTGAGGCCGTCAAGACGGTGTGGCAGACCGCAAACCTGGTGCGCAAGGAGGGCTTCGGCGCGGCCGTGCGCAGCTCGATCGAAGAACTGGCGGACTGGGCCGAAGTCGAGCGGCCGGACCTGGCACGAGTCACCCCGGACGGTCGCGTGGTGATCCTGTTCTCCGACATCGAGGAATCCACCGCGCTCAACGAGCGAATCGGTGATCGAGCCTGGGTCAAACTCATTGCCGCACATGACAAGATGATTCACGAGCTCGTGGAACGCCGATCCGGCCACGTGGTGAAGAGTCAAGGCGATGGCTTCATGGTCGCCTTCGCCCGGGCCGAACAGGCCCTACGGTGCGCCATCGATATCCAGGATGCGCTGCACAGGGAAGCAAAGCGTAAGCGCCGCAACGGAATCAGGGTCAGAATCGGCATCCACATGGGCCGCTCGGTACGCCGCGGCGACGACCTGTTCGGCCGCAACGTCGCCATGGCGGCCCGGGTTGCCGGGCAGGCCGCCGGGGGCGAAATACTGGTGAGCCAACCGGTTCGCGACGCCGTCGGCGATTGCGGCGACATCGGTTTCGACGAGGGCCGCGACGTCGAATTGAAGGGCTTCTCCGGCAGCTACCGCTTGTTCGCGGTGGCGTCCGGGTCCGTCCCCGACGTGGACTGA
- a CDS encoding alpha/beta fold hydrolase, whose protein sequence is MSEPHWIDVPGAGADLKALTWGPADAPIALCLHGFPDTPYGWRKVAPRLAKAGWRVVAPFMRGYAPSSIPADGCYHVGALMHDALRVRAAAGGTDDDVVIGHDWGAIAATGLAAMPDSPFARAVIMSVPPAAAFRPLGRVPDRGRLARELPHQLLRSWYIAYFQLPWLPERSAAWLPPLLWRRWSPGYYAEEDLRHVDAAIGTPESWRAALGPYRATIRNTRPPAAYAELNRWWTEPPRLPSLYLHGHDDGCATPAFTHWTEKVLPAGSGVAIVDHAGHFLQLEQPEKVAELILAFVGTPG, encoded by the coding sequence ATGTCTGAACCCCACTGGATCGACGTCCCGGGCGCCGGCGCTGATCTCAAGGCCCTGACCTGGGGTCCGGCCGACGCCCCGATCGCCTTGTGCCTGCATGGCTTTCCCGACACCCCATACGGCTGGCGCAAGGTCGCTCCTCGGCTGGCGAAGGCGGGTTGGCGGGTCGTCGCGCCCTTCATGCGGGGATATGCGCCGTCGTCGATTCCGGCCGACGGCTGTTATCACGTGGGTGCGCTGATGCACGACGCGCTGCGGGTACGCGCGGCCGCCGGCGGAACCGACGACGACGTGGTGATCGGGCACGACTGGGGCGCGATCGCCGCTACCGGTCTGGCCGCAATGCCCGACAGCCCGTTCGCCCGGGCGGTCATCATGTCGGTGCCGCCCGCGGCGGCATTCCGCCCGCTGGGCCGGGTGCCCGATCGCGGTCGGCTGGCCCGCGAGCTGCCGCATCAGCTGTTGCGCAGCTGGTACATCGCCTACTTCCAGTTGCCGTGGTTGCCCGAGCGATCCGCCGCGTGGCTGCCGCCGCTGTTGTGGCGCCGGTGGTCGCCGGGTTATTACGCCGAGGAGGACCTGCGCCACGTCGACGCCGCGATCGGCACACCGGAGAGCTGGCGAGCGGCGCTGGGCCCATACCGGGCCACCATCCGTAACACCCGGCCGCCGGCCGCCTACGCCGAGTTGAACCGATGGTGGACCGAGCCGCCGCGGTTGCCGAGCCTGTACCTGCATGGTCACGACGACGGTTGTGCCACACCAGCTTTCACGCATTGGACGGAGAAGGTGCTGCCCGCCGGCAGCGGCGTGGCGATCGTCGACCACGCCGGGCATTTCCTGCAGCTGGAACAGCCGGAGAAGGTGGCCGAGCTGATCCTGGCGTTCGTCGGCACACCCGGCTGA
- the gnd gene encoding phosphogluconate dehydrogenase (NAD(+)-dependent, decarboxylating) produces MQLGMIGLGRMGANIVRRVVKGGHECVVYDHNPDAVKAMAGEDNTTGVSSLSELRDKLSAPRVVWLMVPAGTITTGVIEELARTLDSGDIVIDGGNTYYRDDITHAKLLSDKGIHLLDTGTSGGVWGLERGYCLMIGGDAGAFARAEPIFATVAPGVDAAPRTPGRDGEVAQPEKGYFHCGPSGAGHFVKMVHNGIEYGMMASLAEGLNILRNADIGTRVQQGDAETAPLSNPEYYQYDIDIPEVAELWRRGSVIGSWLLDLTAIALHESPELQEFSGRVSDSGEGRWTSIAAIDEGVPAPVLTTALQSRFASRDLDDFANKALSAMRKQFGGHAEKPAN; encoded by the coding sequence ATGCAGCTAGGGATGATCGGTCTGGGCCGGATGGGCGCCAACATCGTCCGCCGAGTGGTCAAAGGTGGGCACGAATGCGTGGTGTACGACCACAACCCCGACGCGGTCAAGGCGATGGCGGGGGAGGACAACACCACCGGGGTGTCGTCACTGAGTGAGCTGCGTGACAAACTCTCCGCGCCGCGAGTCGTGTGGTTGATGGTGCCCGCGGGCACCATCACCACCGGGGTCATCGAGGAGCTGGCCAGGACCCTGGACTCCGGAGACATCGTGATCGACGGCGGTAACACCTACTACCGCGACGATATTACGCATGCAAAGTTGCTGTCCGACAAGGGAATTCACTTGCTGGACACCGGCACCAGCGGCGGCGTGTGGGGCCTGGAGCGTGGCTACTGTCTGATGATCGGCGGAGATGCCGGCGCATTTGCGCGCGCCGAACCGATCTTTGCCACCGTCGCGCCGGGGGTGGACGCGGCGCCGCGTACGCCCGGCCGCGACGGCGAGGTGGCGCAGCCGGAGAAGGGCTACTTCCATTGCGGGCCGTCCGGGGCGGGACACTTCGTCAAGATGGTGCACAACGGCATCGAGTACGGCATGATGGCCTCGCTGGCCGAGGGGCTGAACATCCTGCGTAATGCCGACATCGGCACCCGCGTGCAGCAGGGTGACGCCGAGACCGCGCCGCTGTCCAACCCGGAGTACTACCAGTACGACATCGACATCCCCGAGGTCGCCGAACTGTGGCGCCGCGGCAGTGTCATCGGCTCGTGGCTGCTGGATCTGACCGCGATCGCGCTGCACGAATCACCGGAGCTGCAGGAGTTCTCCGGGCGGGTCTCCGACTCCGGCGAGGGCCGGTGGACCTCGATTGCCGCGATCGACGAGGGCGTTCCCGCGCCGGTGCTCACCACCGCGCTGCAGTCCCGCTTCGCCTCGCGTGACCTCGACGACTTCGCCAACAAGGCGCTGTCGGCCATGCGCAAGCAGTTCGGCGGACACGCCGAGAAACCGGCCAACTAG
- a CDS encoding PPE family protein yields the protein MFASLPPEVNSGRMYTGPGAESMLVAASAWDTVAGELYATAVSVDSMIRGLISGPWLGATATAMAAAAASYVAWLKTTAAQAEQAAAQARAAAAAYLTAHAMTVPPALVAANRAQLESLIATDALGQNAPAIAATEAQYGEMWAQDAAAMYCYAAASTAATTPTPFTPPAEITDPSGQVANLAALVQATGDSVATEITNAAAQLTSAVPAALAGIGGLAAPSALPSWVSDLQTVMSIFGTPFFASTSLAGLGMSMLSNLKGLFPAAAAVGAQVATSVAPTATGALTSSTLSAAVSAGLGKATTVGALSVPQAWAATAPVAPAATAAAAAPLPRSALSAAVDTLDTASPGGLLGGMPLAQLGSRAVTGGLSRLEFRSLRVLPEVVG from the coding sequence ATGTTCGCCTCGTTACCCCCAGAAGTCAACTCGGGCCGGATGTATACCGGTCCCGGGGCGGAGTCGATGTTGGTCGCGGCGAGCGCCTGGGACACGGTCGCCGGCGAGTTGTACGCCACGGCGGTGTCGGTCGACTCGATGATCCGTGGGCTGATCAGCGGACCCTGGCTGGGTGCCACCGCGACGGCCATGGCGGCCGCAGCCGCCTCCTACGTGGCATGGCTGAAAACCACTGCCGCCCAGGCCGAGCAGGCCGCGGCCCAGGCGAGAGCCGCGGCGGCGGCCTATCTGACAGCGCATGCGATGACGGTCCCGCCGGCACTGGTCGCCGCCAATCGCGCTCAGCTGGAGTCGCTGATCGCCACCGATGCGCTGGGTCAGAACGCCCCGGCGATCGCGGCTACCGAGGCCCAATACGGCGAAATGTGGGCCCAGGACGCGGCCGCGATGTACTGCTACGCCGCCGCCTCGACGGCCGCGACCACCCCGACCCCGTTCACGCCGCCGGCCGAGATCACCGACCCGTCCGGCCAGGTCGCGAATCTGGCAGCGCTGGTCCAGGCCACCGGCGACTCCGTGGCAACCGAAATCACCAACGCCGCTGCGCAGCTGACGTCCGCGGTGCCCGCCGCCCTGGCCGGCATCGGCGGTCTGGCGGCGCCGTCGGCACTGCCGTCGTGGGTGAGCGACCTGCAGACCGTGATGAGCATCTTCGGGACGCCGTTCTTCGCCTCCACCTCACTGGCGGGGCTGGGGATGTCGATGTTGTCGAATCTCAAGGGTCTGTTCCCCGCGGCGGCCGCCGTCGGCGCCCAGGTCGCGACGTCGGTGGCGCCGACGGCCACCGGCGCGCTGACATCGTCGACGCTGTCCGCCGCGGTCTCGGCCGGGTTGGGTAAGGCGACCACGGTCGGCGCCCTGTCGGTGCCCCAGGCCTGGGCCGCCACGGCCCCCGTGGCCCCGGCGGCCACCGCCGCGGCGGCAGCGCCGTTGCCCCGGTCGGCGCTGTCCGCCGCGGTCGACACGCTGGACACCGCAAGTCCGGGAGGGCTGTTGGGCGGAATGCCGTTGGCGCAGCTGGGTTCCCGGGCCGTGACCGGCGGCTTGTCCCGGCTGGAGTTCCGTTCGCTGCGGGTGCTGCCGGAGGTGGTCGGCTGA